The Enterobacter huaxiensis sequence ATATCGATACGTTCCAGCTTCGTGCGGTCGATTTCCGGGAGATCGAGGAAGAAGTCGTAATTCACCTTCTCTTCTTCAACGTGCTCCAGACGCGACATCATATTGATGGCTTTGATTTCCGGGTTTTGACGATCTTTAGCCGGGCACACCTCGACGCACAGATTACAGCCGGTGCAATCTTCTGGAGCAACCTGGAGAACATACTTCTGCCCGCGCATATCGCGGGATTTCACGTCCAGCGAGTGCAGGCTGGCCGGCGCCGAGTCCATATCCTCTGGCGAAACCACTTTGGCACGAATCGCCGAATGCGGACAGGCCGCTACGCAGTGGTTGCACTGGGTGCACAGCTCTTCTTTCCAGATAGGGATCTCTTCAGCGATGTTGCGTTTTTCCCAGCGCGTGGTGCCCATCGGCCAGGTACCGTCTGGTGGAAGGGCCGAGACGGGCAGGGCGTCGCCCAGTCCGGCAAGCATGGCGGCTGTAACGGTTTTGACAAAATCAGGCGCCGCATCGGACACGACCGGTGGACGGTTCGGGCTGCTGGCGTTCACCTGCTGGAGCGGTACTTCGGACAGGGATTCCCGCGCCAGCGCTAACGCCTGCCAGTTACGCTCAACCAGTTCCTGGCCTTTGCTGCTGTAGCTTTTGGCAATGGCGCCCTGCAGTTCCATCAGGGCGCTGTCGCCCGGCAGAATGTTGGTCAGGTGGAAGAAGGCCATCTGCATGACGGTGTTAATACGCGCGGCAAGACCGCATTCGCGGGCTATTTTCGCAGCGTTGATGACGAAGAGGCGTGCTTTCTTCTGATTCAACACAGCCTGCACTTCCTGCGGCAGTCGCGCCCAGACTTCGTCAGGGCTGTAGGGCGTGTTGATCAGGAAAATACCGCCGGGCTTAAGGCGCTCGGCCATCTGGTATTTGTCGATAAACTGCAGCTGGTGACAACCAACAAAATCTGCCTGTGAAATCAGATACGCCGAGCGGATTGGCTGTTCGCTGACGCGCAGGTGGGAAACGGTCAGGCCGCCTGCTTTTTTGGAGTCATAGACGAAGTAGCCCTGAGCGTACCACGGCGTCGAATTGCCGATGATCTTGATGTTGTTCTTGGTCGCCGAAACGCTGCCGTCGCTCCCTAAGCCGTAGAACAATGCTTCAAGTTTGGCGGTCGATGGCAGGGTGTTTTCCGGCAGGGCCAGAGAGAGGTTGGTCACATCATCATAAATGCCGACCGTGAAGCGCGGCTTCGGTTTCGCTGTACTCAGCTCGTTAAACACCGCCAGCACGCAGTCGGGGCCGAACTCTTTGGACGACAAGCCGTAGCGACCACCGATAACGCGCGGCAGGGTTTCGCGCTCGCCGTTGCTAAAGGCTTCTGCCAGCGCGGTCATGACGTCAAGATACAGAGGCTCCGCGTGGGCGCCTGGCTCTTTGGTACGATCGAGCACCGCCACGGAGCGCGCGCTTTCGGGCAGCGCGGAGAGCAAGTGTTTGGCCGAGAACGGACGATAGAGGCGAACTTTCAGCACGCCAACTTTCTCGCCGCGCGTCAGCAGCTCGTCCACAACTTCCTCGCAGGTGCCAATCGCTGACCCCATCAGCACGATGACGCGCTCTGCCTGCGGGTGTCCGTAATATTCAAACGGTTTGTATTCGCGTCCGGTCGCGCTGGCAAAGTCATTCATTGCCTGTTCCACGTGGTCATAGACCGCGTTGTACCACGGGTTTGTCGCCTCGCGGGACTGGAAGTACGTGTCCGGGTTGGCGGACGTGCCGCGAATAACCGGGTGCTCCGGGTTCAGGGCGCGGGCGCGGTGGGCGTCAATCTCTGCCTGCGGAAGCAGGTTGCGGATGGTGTCATCGGACAGCGGGACAATTTTGTTAATTTCGTGAGAGGTACGGAAACCATCGAAGAAATGAATAAATGGCACGCGGCTTTTCAGCGTCGCAACGTGCGAAATCAGCGCGAAGTCTTGCGCTTCCTGCACGCTGCTGGCGCACAGCATCGCGCAGCCGGTCTGACGTACGGCCATTACGTCTGAATGGTCGCCAAAGATGGAGAGGGCGTGAGTGGCGACGGTACGCGCCGCAACGTGGAGGACAAACGGCGTCAGCTGGCCTGCCAGTTTGTACAGCGTTGGGATCATCAACAGCAGTCCCTGCGAGGAGGTAAACGATGTTGAGAGGGCACCGGTCTGAAGCGCGCCATGCACGGTGGCAATGGCCCCGGCTTCGGACTGCATTTCTACCACTCTTGGAACATCACCCCAGACGTTTTTTAACCCGTTGCCGGCCCAGGCATCGGCCTGTTCGGCCATCGTGGAGCTTGGCGTAATCGGATAGATGGCGATAACTTCGCTGGTGCGAAACGCGACAGACGCGACTGCACCATTACCGTCAATAGTTTGCATAGGACGACACCCTTACATTGCGCAAAAAAGAGGGACCCGTAAAACGGCAACGAGTCCTGATAATTATTCCCTTATTTTAGCAAAGGTCAGGTTTTACGATTTTCGCTTTTGTGTCCTGCATATTCTCGCTATCAATGAGTAGATCAAAGTTTGGGCGAAAAAATTGCGAGAAATTGTTTCCATAGCGCATAAATACGCACTTCCGCTCTCGACGATGCGGCGCACGATGCCTATTATGCATAGGTTTCGCTTAATTAATGGGGAAGAGAACATGCGTTCAGCATTTTGGGTAGGGTGTGCCGCGTTACTGTTATCGGCATGCAGCAATGAACCCGTTCAGCAGGCAACGGCGGCGCACGTGACGCCGGGTATGAAGGCCGCGATGTCCAACTCAGGGCAGGCTAACTGCGCGATGATTGGCGGTTCTCTGTCCGTGGCTCGCCAGCTCGATGGCTCCGCGACGGGCATGTGCGCGTTGCCCAATGGCAAACGCTGCAGTGAACAGTCGCTTGCCGTGGGATCCTGCGGGAACTACTGATTATTCAGCGCGCTTAAACATTAGCGTTTTTTCAGCTGTCGCCAGCGTCAACTGGTCTTCAGTCAGGTCGACCTGTGCACCTTTGCGCAGCATGTCGCCGATGGCCTGATCCAGTTCGTTAAGCTGTGGCTCGCTACACATTTTTCGGGTCATCGCCAGCGTTTTAACGGTGAGTGCGCCTTCGGACAATTTCCCCTGTCCGTTAAAGCTGTTGCACATCACGCCTGAGACGGTGATGTTTTTAACCAGGCTGAGGTCTGACAGCGCGCTAAAGGCGATCTCAGGCTGTGCTGACGTTTTGGTGACAGCTTTACCATCGACGTTTTCCAGTACAAAACGGTGGTTTTGCAGCTGCTCCGGCTGGACGGAAGCTTTGCCAGGGTTAACGCAGCCCGTCAGAGCCAGGCTTAAAAACAGTACCGCAACGCTCTTTTTCATTTTTCTTCTCAAATATTAATGCTGTGAATCTATTTCAAGTGTAACGATAAGCCCGCTTGAGTTAATGGGCTTTATCTGAAAGTGCGAGAAGAGACCGGGCAACAGCGCTGCGCCCGGTACGGTGAGTTAGTGAGATTTAAACCCCGCCGCCGTCATCAGCATGCGGAAGAACATACTCACAGCGGCCAGCGCCAGGACGCTGCCGCCCCAGATGATGGCCAGCCACATCAAACGTTTCCAGACAGGTTGTTGCATCAGTGATAACCCTCCCCATGCTGAACTTTGCCGCGAAAAACGTAATAGCTCCAGAAGGTATAGACCAGAATCACCGGAATGATTAACAACGCCCCCACCAGCATAAAGCCCTGACTTTGCGCGGGCGCCGCAGCCTGCCAGAGCGTGATTGAGGGCGGAATAATATGCGGCCAGATGCTGATCCCAAGCCCGCTGAAGCCAAGAAAAATCAGCCCCAGGGTCAAGACAAACGGCAGGTTATGGCTATTGCCGCAGTTCAGGCTGCGCCACTGGAAAATGCTGAAGACGATAACCAGCGCCGGGACGGGCAGCAGGTAAAACAGATTAGGCAGCGTGAACCATCGCGCCGCAATAGCGGTGTGGGCCAGCGGCGTCCAGACGCTGATGGCCGCAATGATAACCAGAAGCGCGATTAATAACCCTTTTGATACCCGACGCATACGCTGCTGCAGCGTGTTTTCACTTTTCATGACCAGCCATGTCGACCCCAGGAGCGCATAGGCCACGACCAGACCTACGCCGCAAAAAAGGTTAAACGCGGTAAACCAGTCAAAGGGGCCGCCGCCGTATGCACGCCCGGTGACCGGGAAACCGTTAATCACTGCACCCACCGTAATGCCCTGCGTGAAGGTTGCAAGAATCGAACCGCCAATAAAGGCCTTATCCCAGAAGGGACGGTGCGCGGGAGTGGCTTTAAAACGAAACTCAAACGCCACGCCGCGGAAGATAAGCCCGATCAGCATTAACGTCAGGGGAATGGTAAGAGCATCAATAATCACCGCGTAGGCGAGGGGGAATGCGCCAAACAGCGCGGCCCCGCCGAGCACCAGCCAGGTTTCATTTCCGTCCCAGACAGGCGCGACGCTGTTGACCATCACATCGCGGTCGTCGGCGTTTTGAATGGCCGGAAACAGAATGCCGATCCCCAGATCGAAACCGTCCATCACGATATACATCAGCGTGGCAAAGACGATAATAACGAACCAGATAATGGAAAGGTCGATACCCATTATGGTTGCTCCTTAAATTCAGTGGTGACGGCGGAAAGGGGGCGAGCCGGGCGTCCGTCTGATTCGGTGGCGAAGGACTCATGCGGCTGAGGGCCTTTCTTAATGAGCCGCACCATGTAGCTGTAACCCACCCCAAACACCGAGGTGTAAACAACGAAGAAGGCCAGCAGGCTGATGCTCATATACAGATCGCCGTGGGCCGAAACGGCATCTTTCGTGCGCTGCAGTCCATAAACAACCCACGGCTGACGGCCAACCTCCGTTGTGACCCAGCCTGCCAGAATAGCAATCAGGCCGGACGGTCCCATCAGCAGGGCAAACCACAGGAAGGGCCGCGAGGTATAAAGACGCTTCCTGTAGCGCAGCCACAGCGCCGCAGCGCCGAGCAACAGCATCAACATCCCTAAACCGGCCATAATGCGGAAAGACCAGAAAACAATGGTGGAGTTGGGGCGATCTTCTTTCGGGAACTCTTTCAGTGCCGGAACCTGCTTTTCCAGACTGTGCGTCAGGATCAGGCTCCCGAGCGCGGGGATCTCCAGCCCGTAACGGGTGCGTTCCTGTTCCATGTCCGGCCAGCCAAAGAGCAGCAGCGGCGTCGGCTCGCCCGGTAGATTTTCCCAGTGGCCTTCAATCGCCGCAATTTTCGCAGGCTGGTGTTTTAAGGTATTCAACCCGTGCATATCCCCGACCATGGCCTGAATGGGTGCCACAATCAGCGTCATC is a genomic window containing:
- a CDS encoding DUF2474 domain-containing protein; the protein is MQQPVWKRLMWLAIIWGGSVLALAAVSMFFRMLMTAAGFKSH
- a CDS encoding putative hemolysin, whose protein sequence is MRSAFWVGCAALLLSACSNEPVQQATAAHVTPGMKAAMSNSGQANCAMIGGSLSVARQLDGSATGMCALPNGKRCSEQSLAVGSCGNY
- the cydB gene encoding cytochrome d ubiquinol oxidase subunit II; protein product: MGIDLSIIWFVIIVFATLMYIVMDGFDLGIGILFPAIQNADDRDVMVNSVAPVWDGNETWLVLGGAALFGAFPLAYAVIIDALTIPLTLMLIGLIFRGVAFEFRFKATPAHRPFWDKAFIGGSILATFTQGITVGAVINGFPVTGRAYGGGPFDWFTAFNLFCGVGLVVAYALLGSTWLVMKSENTLQQRMRRVSKGLLIALLVIIAAISVWTPLAHTAIAARWFTLPNLFYLLPVPALVIVFSIFQWRSLNCGNSHNLPFVLTLGLIFLGFSGLGISIWPHIIPPSITLWQAAAPAQSQGFMLVGALLIIPVILVYTFWSYYVFRGKVQHGEGYH
- the hslJ gene encoding heat shock protein HslJ, with product MKKSVAVLFLSLALTGCVNPGKASVQPEQLQNHRFVLENVDGKAVTKTSAQPEIAFSALSDLSLVKNITVSGVMCNSFNGQGKLSEGALTVKTLAMTRKMCSEPQLNELDQAIGDMLRKGAQVDLTEDQLTLATAEKTLMFKRAE
- a CDS encoding cytochrome ubiquinol oxidase subunit I, with the translated sequence MFGLDAFHLARIQFAFTVSFHIIFPAITIGLASYLAVLEGLWLKTKNPVWRSLYHFWSKIFAVNFGMGVVSGLVMAYQFGTNWSGFSQFAGSITGPLLTYEVLTAFFLEAGFLGVMLFGWKKVGPGLHFFATCMVALGTIISTFWILSSNSWMQTPQGYEIVNGQVVPVDWFAVVFNPSFPYRLLHMSIAAFLSSALFVCASAAWHLLRGNTTPAIRAMFSMALWMTLIVAPIQAMVGDMHGLNTLKHQPAKIAAIEGHWENLPGEPTPLLLFGWPDMEQERTRYGLEIPALGSLILTHSLEKQVPALKEFPKEDRPNSTIVFWSFRIMAGLGMLMLLLGAAALWLRYRKRLYTSRPFLWFALLMGPSGLIAILAGWVTTEVGRQPWVVYGLQRTKDAVSAHGDLYMSISLLAFFVVYTSVFGVGYSYMVRLIKKGPQPHESFATESDGRPARPLSAVTTEFKEQP
- the nifJ gene encoding pyruvate:ferredoxin (flavodoxin) oxidoreductase, whose translation is MQTIDGNGAVASVAFRTSEVIAIYPITPSSTMAEQADAWAGNGLKNVWGDVPRVVEMQSEAGAIATVHGALQTGALSTSFTSSQGLLLMIPTLYKLAGQLTPFVLHVAARTVATHALSIFGDHSDVMAVRQTGCAMLCASSVQEAQDFALISHVATLKSRVPFIHFFDGFRTSHEINKIVPLSDDTIRNLLPQAEIDAHRARALNPEHPVIRGTSANPDTYFQSREATNPWYNAVYDHVEQAMNDFASATGREYKPFEYYGHPQAERVIVLMGSAIGTCEEVVDELLTRGEKVGVLKVRLYRPFSAKHLLSALPESARSVAVLDRTKEPGAHAEPLYLDVMTALAEAFSNGERETLPRVIGGRYGLSSKEFGPDCVLAVFNELSTAKPKPRFTVGIYDDVTNLSLALPENTLPSTAKLEALFYGLGSDGSVSATKNNIKIIGNSTPWYAQGYFVYDSKKAGGLTVSHLRVSEQPIRSAYLISQADFVGCHQLQFIDKYQMAERLKPGGIFLINTPYSPDEVWARLPQEVQAVLNQKKARLFVINAAKIARECGLAARINTVMQMAFFHLTNILPGDSALMELQGAIAKSYSSKGQELVERNWQALALARESLSEVPLQQVNASSPNRPPVVSDAAPDFVKTVTAAMLAGLGDALPVSALPPDGTWPMGTTRWEKRNIAEEIPIWKEELCTQCNHCVAACPHSAIRAKVVSPEDMDSAPASLHSLDVKSRDMRGQKYVLQVAPEDCTGCNLCVEVCPAKDRQNPEIKAINMMSRLEHVEEEKVNYDFFLDLPEIDRTKLERIDIRTSQLITPLFEYSGACSGCGETPYIKLLTQLYGDRMLIANATGCSSIYGGNLPSTPYTTDANGRGPAWANSLFEDNAEFGLGFRLTVDQHRARVMRLLDAFADKIPSELNDALHADASPEVRRAQVDELRHALQGVQGAEQLLTDADALVEKSIWLIGGDGWAYDIGFGGLDHVLSLTENVNILVLDTQCYSNTGGQASKATPLGAVTKFGEHGKRKARKDLGVSMMMYGHVYVAQISLGAQLNQTVKAIQEAEAYPGPSLIIAYSPCEEHGYDLALSHDQMRQLTATGFWPLYRFDPRRADEGKLPLALDSRPPSDALAETLMQEQRFRRLNAQQPDVAEQLWKDAAADLQKRYDFLAQMAGKAEKSASE